One Syntrophaceae bacterium DNA window includes the following coding sequences:
- a CDS encoding MFS transporter: MKRTAIYWGWYVVFGAFVLMGLNHGTTYCFTIFVKPVTTDLSWSRSAISLAPSITMIVYGIGGIFSGRLLDRVAPRWVMTFGAVTLSAALFLTGFVREPWHLYLTYGLLGGIGTSCLGAVVGSSTVGKWFQRKRGIAIGIASIGIGIGSMLLAPLVGYAVKHWGWPWGFWILGGLVLVLGVVTAQTLMGKTRPEDYGMHPDGEAPPSHPERTPPPSTAPGVPMTQVLRDPQYWVLSLCFTFALVAQISAFVHQTAFAMELNIDLMQAALLPGYIGLASIGGRFFFGWLSDRLRDAKYAACLGFLFMASGVAVLLMAATMNHMILYALLFGFGYGCIAPLMPYLLADRFGSLVLGASYGLLTFFVAGIGGSVGAIISGMIYDRLGSYTAAWWMDLILLLAAALLVASLKPSRLRTEKP, encoded by the coding sequence ATGAAACGCACTGCAATCTACTGGGGCTGGTACGTGGTCTTCGGGGCCTTCGTCCTGATGGGCCTCAACCACGGCACAACCTATTGTTTCACCATCTTCGTCAAACCCGTCACGACCGACCTTTCCTGGTCCCGTTCGGCCATCTCCCTCGCTCCGTCCATCACGATGATCGTTTACGGAATCGGCGGGATCTTCTCCGGCAGGCTCCTGGACCGGGTCGCCCCCCGCTGGGTCATGACCTTCGGAGCCGTGACCCTGTCAGCGGCCCTCTTTCTGACGGGATTCGTCCGGGAGCCCTGGCATCTGTACCTTACATACGGACTCCTCGGCGGGATCGGCACCTCCTGCCTGGGGGCGGTCGTGGGCAGCTCCACCGTCGGCAAATGGTTCCAGCGGAAGCGGGGCATCGCCATCGGCATCGCCTCCATCGGTATCGGCATCGGCAGCATGCTCCTCGCCCCGCTGGTCGGTTATGCCGTCAAGCACTGGGGATGGCCCTGGGGATTCTGGATCCTCGGCGGCCTCGTCCTCGTGCTCGGCGTCGTCACGGCGCAGACCCTGATGGGAAAGACGAGGCCGGAAGACTACGGCATGCATCCCGACGGGGAGGCACCCCCTTCGCATCCGGAACGGACACCCCCGCCTTCAACGGCGCCCGGCGTTCCGATGACTCAGGTTCTCCGCGACCCGCAGTACTGGGTTCTCAGCCTGTGCTTCACCTTCGCCCTTGTGGCCCAGATCTCGGCCTTTGTACACCAGACGGCCTTCGCCATGGAACTCAATATCGACCTGATGCAGGCGGCCCTCCTGCCGGGATACATCGGGTTGGCCAGCATCGGGGGACGCTTTTTCTTCGGGTGGCTTTCGGATCGGCTCCGGGACGCAAAATATGCCGCATGCCTCGGCTTTCTCTTTATGGCCTCCGGCGTGGCCGTTCTTCTCATGGCCGCCACGATGAACCACATGATCCTGTACGCCCTGCTCTTCGGCTTCGGCTACGGGTGCATCGCTCCCCTGATGCCGTATCTCCTGGCGGATCGCTTTGGCAGCCTCGTACTCGGGGCCTCCTACGGCCTGTTGACATTTTTTGTCGCCGGCATCGGCGGCAGCGTGGGGGCAATCATCAGCGGCATGATTTACGACCGCCTCGGGTCCTACACGGCGGCCTGGTGGATGGACCTGATCCTCCTTCTGGCGGCGGCGCTCCTGGTGGCTTCCCTGAAACCATCCCGTCTGAGAACCGAAAAACCTTGA
- the feoB gene encoding ferrous iron transport protein B, with amino-acid sequence MKEEGVPLSTLKEGDAAYVHALTGGNAFVSRLASMGIAQSTRLKVFRRGGGGPIIVQVGDGRVALGTGEADKILVHVIPGPPEEPPPEKEDSRRLLVALAGQPNIGKSTIFNILTGLSQHVGNWPGKTVEKKEGIHRSGEVEMRIVDLPGTYSLTACSEEEKVARDFIIHESPDVIVLLVNAAALERSLYLLTELLLLGPPVVIALNMLDVAEDQGISIDTKALQDSLGIPVVPMVAVKNRGVRELVTKVIALQKGEVPYHPSIPGVSRDHRAIYREIADLVSKHFPESLPANTCGYNAQWVAIKLMEGDPEITRLVEAEIPTDIRSRIQTLLIQHEDALHAVVGGRYDWIEEVTRAAISRFRMGEVVLTDRIDHILTRPVFGIPILLGAFGLIFGATYLIGFPLQKLLEELFSSAAQSLGTWMGGAHPWLKGILVEGVFGGVGSVLTFVPILLIFFLFLAVLEDVGYMARAAFVMDRFMHLIGLHGKSFIPLCLGFGCNVPAVMGARIIESRKERLLTMFLSPFVPCTARLAVLTFVSAAVFGTRAALVAWSVLTANILLLGIVGMTASRFFLKGEPMPFIMELPLYHKPNLRTIFAVVWFRMAAFIRKAGTIILAVSVAVWILSHWPGATVEESALAWIGRLLEPLGGPLGLDWKLIVALLTSIVAKENAIATLGVLYGVGDAGLVNVLPQVLAPASALAFLVVLMLFVPCAATLAVLRREMDSWRWFSASFAAMLVLSIAAGIASFHLARMLGL; translated from the coding sequence ATGAAGGAAGAAGGGGTTCCTCTCTCGACACTCAAGGAAGGCGATGCAGCGTACGTCCATGCTCTCACCGGCGGGAACGCCTTCGTGTCGCGTCTTGCCTCCATGGGGATCGCACAGTCAACGCGGCTGAAAGTCTTCCGCCGCGGCGGAGGAGGACCGATCATCGTCCAGGTCGGGGACGGCCGGGTCGCCCTGGGAACGGGAGAGGCGGACAAAATCCTGGTCCATGTCATTCCGGGGCCTCCCGAAGAGCCTCCCCCGGAAAAGGAGGACAGCCGACGGCTTCTCGTCGCCCTGGCGGGCCAGCCCAACATCGGCAAATCCACCATCTTCAACATCCTCACCGGGCTGTCCCAGCACGTGGGAAACTGGCCGGGGAAAACGGTGGAAAAGAAAGAGGGAATCCACCGCTCCGGGGAAGTGGAGATGCGGATCGTGGACCTCCCCGGAACGTACAGCCTCACGGCCTGCTCCGAGGAGGAAAAGGTCGCCCGGGATTTCATCATCCACGAGAGCCCCGACGTGATCGTTCTCCTGGTCAATGCAGCGGCGCTCGAGCGGAGCCTTTACCTGCTGACGGAGCTCCTGCTTCTTGGCCCCCCCGTCGTCATCGCCCTGAACATGCTGGATGTGGCGGAGGACCAGGGGATCTCCATCGATACCAAGGCCCTCCAGGACTCCCTGGGTATCCCCGTGGTCCCCATGGTGGCCGTGAAGAACCGCGGCGTCCGGGAGCTGGTAACCAAGGTGATCGCCCTGCAGAAAGGGGAGGTCCCCTACCACCCCAGCATCCCTGGCGTCTCCAGGGACCATCGCGCCATCTACCGGGAGATCGCTGATCTGGTGAGCAAGCACTTTCCCGAGTCACTCCCCGCAAACACCTGCGGGTACAATGCCCAGTGGGTGGCCATCAAGCTGATGGAGGGGGACCCGGAGATCACCCGCCTTGTGGAGGCAGAGATCCCCACCGACATCCGGAGCCGGATCCAGACGCTCCTGATCCAGCATGAAGACGCCCTCCATGCCGTCGTCGGGGGACGCTATGACTGGATCGAAGAGGTCACCAGGGCGGCCATCTCCCGGTTCCGCATGGGCGAGGTCGTCCTGACGGACCGCATCGACCACATCCTGACCCGGCCGGTCTTCGGCATTCCGATTCTGCTGGGAGCCTTCGGGCTGATTTTCGGCGCCACCTACCTGATCGGGTTTCCTCTTCAAAAACTTCTGGAGGAATTGTTCTCCTCCGCGGCACAATCGCTGGGGACCTGGATGGGCGGCGCCCACCCCTGGCTGAAGGGTATCCTGGTCGAGGGCGTTTTCGGCGGAGTGGGATCGGTCCTGACGTTTGTCCCGATCCTGTTGATTTTCTTCCTGTTCCTTGCCGTCCTGGAGGACGTGGGATACATGGCCCGGGCGGCCTTCGTCATGGACCGGTTCATGCACCTGATCGGCCTCCACGGGAAGAGCTTCATTCCCCTGTGCCTCGGCTTCGGCTGCAATGTCCCCGCGGTCATGGGGGCCCGGATCATCGAATCCCGGAAGGAGAGGCTCCTGACCATGTTCCTCTCCCCCTTCGTCCCCTGCACGGCGCGTCTGGCGGTCCTGACCTTCGTCTCCGCCGCCGTCTTCGGAACCCGGGCCGCCCTGGTCGCCTGGTCCGTCCTCACGGCCAACATCCTCCTCCTGGGAATCGTGGGCATGACGGCCAGCCGGTTTTTCCTCAAAGGGGAGCCGATGCCCTTCATCATGGAGCTGCCCCTCTACCACAAGCCGAACCTGCGGACGATCTTCGCCGTCGTGTGGTTCAGGATGGCCGCCTTCATCCGGAAGGCCGGGACGATCATCCTGGCCGTCTCCGTGGCGGTGTGGATTCTCTCCCACTGGCCGGGTGCAACCGTGGAGGAGAGCGCCCTCGCCTGGATCGGGCGGCTGCTGGAGCCCTTGGGCGGCCCCCTGGGACTCGACTGGAAGCTGATCGTCGCCCTCCTGACGAGCATCGTGGCCAAGGAGAACGCCATCGCCACCCTGGGCGTCCTCTACGGCGTCGGTGACGCGGGGCTGGTCAACGTCCTGCCGCAGGTTCTCGCCCCGGCCTCCGCCCTGGCCTTCCTGGTGGTCCTGATGCTCTTCGTTCCCTGCGCGGCTACCTTGGCGGTGCTGCGCCGGGAGATGGACAGTTGGCGGTGGTTCTCGGCATCGTTTGCCGCCATGCTGGTTCTTTCCATTGCCGCGGGGATCGCATCCTTTCACCTGGCCCGGATGCTCGGCCTCTAA
- a CDS encoding phosphatidylglycerophosphatase A — MIKATAAGLGLGYFPVAPGTAGTLLGIPLFLVLSPLSPPIFLAVLFGCTWGAFWITGRAEKIFQEKDSPKIVLDEIVGFLWTMSFISPTPAHLAAGFLLFRLLDITKPFPAGYLQRKAPGGYGVVLDDVAAGIYGNILLHLAIGVFGQ, encoded by the coding sequence CTGATCAAGGCGACGGCGGCGGGCCTCGGCCTGGGATATTTCCCGGTTGCGCCCGGAACGGCGGGGACCTTGCTGGGTATCCCCCTGTTCCTGGTCCTTTCTCCCCTGTCCCCACCGATTTTCCTGGCGGTCCTTTTCGGATGCACCTGGGGGGCTTTCTGGATCACCGGACGGGCGGAAAAGATCTTTCAGGAGAAGGATTCCCCGAAGATCGTCCTCGACGAAATCGTCGGTTTCCTGTGGACCATGAGTTTCATTTCCCCCACGCCGGCCCACCTGGCAGCGGGGTTTTTGCTCTTCCGCCTCCTTGACATTACGAAGCCCTTTCCCGCCGGTTACCTTCAGCGAAAGGCGCCCGGCGGATACGGAGTCGTACTGGACGACGTGGCGGCGGGCATCTATGGAAACATCCTCCTTCACCTGGCGATCGGTGTGTTCGGGCAGTAA
- a CDS encoding competence/damage-inducible protein A has translation MKIAVLTIGNELTGGRIRDANAALIARTAKARGWQVPVMMSVGDRADAIGGALKHVLSLADAVIVTGGLGPTADDITTAAVAQAFGLDLYTDEAVLAHVRGIFERYRLRWTENNAKQAVFPAGAEVIPNPTGTAAGFAVRTDGKIVAVIPGVPAEVQRMLPEGVLPLLAKAFPGSDPFVRSRTLKAFGLSEAAVDQALADLDFAARGVDVGFYPNFPENHIALTVRHERKEEADKLLEAAVRDVESRLARHIFARDDETLEGVAGALLTEQKKTLAVAESCTGGLIADRLTDVPGSSVYFERGLVTYSNAAKRDLLGVPDDILLRHGAVSEETARLMAEGVRRISGTDLGLASTGIAGPTGGTEDKPVGTVFIALADGRETFCRRFGFRWNRRRNKVMTAQTALILLLRYLKGEPDDA, from the coding sequence ATGAAGATAGCCGTACTTACCATTGGAAACGAGCTGACGGGCGGACGGATCCGGGACGCCAACGCCGCCCTGATCGCCCGGACCGCCAAGGCCCGGGGCTGGCAGGTCCCGGTCATGATGAGCGTAGGAGACCGGGCGGACGCAATCGGCGGCGCCCTGAAGCACGTGCTTTCCCTGGCCGATGCCGTGATCGTCACCGGCGGGCTCGGCCCCACGGCCGACGACATCACGACGGCGGCCGTGGCGCAGGCCTTCGGTCTCGATCTGTACACCGATGAGGCGGTCCTGGCGCATGTCCGGGGCATCTTCGAGAGATACCGCCTGAGATGGACGGAGAACAACGCGAAGCAGGCCGTCTTCCCCGCCGGAGCGGAGGTGATCCCGAACCCGACCGGGACGGCCGCCGGATTCGCCGTCCGGACGGACGGGAAGATTGTCGCTGTGATTCCGGGCGTTCCCGCGGAGGTCCAGCGGATGCTCCCGGAGGGAGTCCTGCCTCTCCTCGCAAAAGCCTTTCCCGGCAGCGATCCATTTGTCAGGAGCAGGACCCTCAAGGCCTTCGGTCTCTCGGAAGCGGCCGTGGATCAGGCACTGGCCGACCTGGATTTTGCGGCTCGCGGGGTCGATGTCGGCTTCTACCCAAACTTTCCCGAGAACCACATCGCGCTGACCGTCCGGCACGAACGGAAGGAAGAAGCGGACAAACTCCTGGAAGCGGCGGTGCGGGACGTCGAAAGCCGGCTTGCCCGGCACATCTTCGCCCGGGACGACGAGACCCTCGAAGGAGTCGCAGGGGCTCTCCTGACGGAGCAGAAAAAGACCCTCGCCGTGGCGGAATCCTGCACGGGCGGGCTAATCGCCGACCGCCTCACCGATGTCCCCGGCAGTTCCGTCTATTTCGAGCGCGGCCTCGTAACCTACAGCAACGCCGCCAAAAGGGATCTTCTGGGGGTGCCGGACGACATCCTCCTGCGGCACGGCGCGGTGAGCGAGGAGACCGCCCGCCTCATGGCAGAGGGGGTACGGCGGATTTCGGGAACGGACCTGGGGCTGGCCTCCACGGGCATCGCCGGCCCCACGGGAGGAACGGAGGATAAACCGGTGGGGACGGTCTTCATCGCCTTGGCCGACGGCCGGGAGACCTTCTGCCGCCGCTTCGGTTTCCGGTGGAACCGTCGCCGGAACAAGGTCATGACGGCCCAGACGGCCCTGATCCTTCTGCTGCGCTACCTGAAAGGAGAACCGGACGATGCCTGA
- the thpR gene encoding RNA 2',3'-cyclic phosphodiesterase, translating to MPEEKNIRAFLAIDPPDEVLRQIGAHQERLKRKIQGVISWARPRGMHLTLKFFGDIAPADVERISREVEPLALGTSPIHIEVQKMGVFPDSNRPRVLWVGMEGDIHHLTVLQKSIEGALDAQGFPREARPFRPHLTLGRIKTPRGLIGLAKAMEEAADWAAGGFIARELCLFKSDLLPQGAVYTKLASYPFGKERRRDDS from the coding sequence ATGCCTGAGGAAAAGAACATCCGTGCGTTTCTGGCCATCGACCCGCCGGATGAGGTTCTCCGGCAGATCGGCGCCCACCAGGAGCGCCTGAAGCGCAAGATCCAGGGGGTGATTTCCTGGGCGCGTCCCCGGGGAATGCACCTGACCCTGAAATTCTTCGGGGACATTGCACCGGCTGACGTGGAGCGCATCTCCCGGGAGGTGGAGCCCCTCGCCCTGGGTACGTCTCCAATTCACATCGAGGTGCAGAAAATGGGCGTCTTCCCCGACTCGAACCGGCCACGGGTCCTCTGGGTGGGCATGGAGGGGGACATCCATCACCTCACGGTCCTGCAGAAATCCATCGAAGGTGCCCTGGATGCACAGGGATTCCCCCGGGAGGCCCGCCCGTTCCGGCCGCATCTCACCCTGGGACGGATCAAGACGCCCAGGGGACTCATCGGCCTGGCAAAGGCAATGGAGGAAGCGGCCGACTGGGCGGCGGGAGGGTTCATCGCCCGGGAGCTCTGCCTGTTCAAGAGCGACCTTTTGCCCCAGGGCGCCGTTTACACGAAGCTCGCATCCTATCCCTTCGGAAAGGAGCGCCGGCGGGACGATTCCTGA
- the recA gene encoding recombinase RecA codes for MTSDFNREKAVDLAISQIERQFGKGAIMRLGGGEPPADVPAIPTGSLSLDIALGVGGVPRGRIIEIFGPESGGKTTLALHIVAEAQKQSGLAAFIDAEHALDVTYARKIGVDTDDLLISQPDSGEQALEIAETLVRSGALDVLVVDSVAALVPKAELEGDMGDAQMGLQARLMSQALRKLTGSISKSKTTVIFINQLRMKIGVFFGNPETTTGGNALKFYASQRLDIRKVTSIKEGQDVVGMRTKVKVVKNKVAPPFRETEFDILFGVGISREGDILDLAAESGIVEKSGAWYSYKGERLGQGRDNTRNMLKENTAMLHEIEDLVREKFGIGIAAKAPDSAAKSEKHPGKPEKTPRT; via the coding sequence ATGACATCGGACTTCAATCGGGAGAAAGCGGTGGACCTGGCCATCAGCCAGATCGAGCGTCAGTTCGGAAAGGGCGCAATCATGCGCCTCGGCGGCGGCGAGCCTCCGGCAGACGTGCCGGCCATCCCCACGGGATCCCTGAGCCTGGACATCGCGCTGGGCGTCGGCGGCGTCCCGAGGGGGCGGATCATCGAGATCTTCGGCCCCGAATCGGGCGGGAAGACCACCCTGGCTCTCCACATTGTCGCGGAGGCCCAGAAACAGAGCGGACTGGCCGCCTTCATCGACGCCGAGCATGCCCTGGACGTCACCTACGCCCGGAAGATCGGCGTGGACACCGACGACCTCCTCATCTCCCAGCCCGACTCGGGAGAGCAGGCCCTGGAGATCGCCGAGACCCTCGTCCGCAGCGGCGCCCTGGATGTCCTGGTGGTGGACTCGGTGGCGGCCCTCGTCCCGAAGGCGGAACTGGAAGGGGACATGGGGGACGCCCAGATGGGTCTCCAGGCCCGCCTGATGTCCCAGGCCCTGCGAAAACTAACGGGGAGCATCAGCAAGTCGAAGACCACGGTCATCTTCATCAACCAGCTCCGGATGAAGATCGGCGTCTTTTTCGGCAACCCCGAGACGACGACCGGAGGGAACGCCCTGAAGTTCTACGCCTCCCAGCGGCTCGACATCCGGAAGGTTACGTCCATCAAGGAAGGACAGGACGTCGTCGGCATGCGAACGAAAGTGAAGGTGGTCAAAAACAAGGTGGCCCCGCCGTTCCGGGAGACCGAGTTCGACATCCTCTTCGGCGTGGGCATCTCCAGGGAGGGCGACATCCTCGACCTGGCCGCGGAGAGCGGCATCGTCGAGAAGAGCGGTGCCTGGTATTCCTACAAGGGGGAGCGCCTGGGGCAGGGTCGTGACAACACCCGGAACATGCTGAAGGAAAATACCGCCATGCTCCATGAAATCGAAGACCTCGTGCGGGAGAAATTCGGAATCGGGATCGCTGCGAAGGCGCCCGATTCCGCCGCAAAAAGTGAGAAACACCCTGGAAAGCCGGAAAAAACGCCCCGGACATGA
- the alaS gene encoding alanine--tRNA ligase has protein sequence MTAAEIRTKFLKYFEEHGHTIVPSSSLIPKDDPTLLFTNSGMVQFKNCFLGLEDRGYTRATSSQKSVRAGGKHNDLENVGYTARHHTFFEMLGNFSFGDYFKKESIFWGWDFLTRVMGLPKDKLWITIYQEDDEAFEIWNKQMGVPAERIVRMGMESNFWMMGETGPCGPCSEILYDQGPSVGCGRPECSVECDCDRHLEIWNHVFTQFDRDKDGNYTPLPKPNIDTGMGLERLAAVVQGLQNNYDTDLFQPIIQFVANLCGRPYGSNPDSDVSLRVIADHSRAVTFLIGDGCLPSNEGRGYVLRRILRRAARHGKLLGLDKPFLNEIVPVIVNLMKDPYDDLVTKESYIRKVIINEEQRFIDTLDSGLKILGDEVTALKKTGGTVVPGAVVFKLYDTFGFPVDLTADIVRKDGLTLDTEGFEQAMEAQREKARESWKGSGEQAVADVYKRLAVDGITTNFIGWEAVTEADSYVTAILKKDDRVDVLEEGENGEIFVAQTPFYGEKGGQIGDTGVIEGPGFLFEVWDTQTPVEDVLTHIGKLKKGRIRVGDEVTLKVDLETRRATEAHHSGTHVLNAALRAVLGDHVKQSGSLVNPERLRFDFTHFSRIEEDEMQRIETIANDIIRGNYPVVTAVLPKEEAMKTGAAAVFDEKYGDQVRVVQMGGRSAELCGGTHVLRTGDIGLLKVVGESSVAAGVRRIEAMAGREAVKYVKAIEDELKKTAELLRTGQTEVSDRVEKLLKHQRDLEKEIEGLKGKLAAKDSADLMDRAREIKGVRVLAAQVEAPDVKTLRDFGDKVRDKMGSGIVLLGSRVGDKAMLLCMVTKDLAGKYHAGNIIKELAPVVGGSGGGRPDMAQAGGPKPENIGQALEKIEELL, from the coding sequence ATGACGGCAGCCGAAATCCGGACGAAATTTCTAAAATATTTCGAGGAGCACGGGCACACCATCGTACCCAGTTCATCCCTGATCCCCAAGGATGACCCGACGCTCCTGTTCACCAACTCGGGAATGGTCCAGTTCAAAAACTGCTTCCTGGGTCTGGAGGATCGGGGCTACACGCGGGCGACCAGCTCCCAGAAGTCCGTCCGGGCAGGGGGCAAGCACAACGACCTGGAAAACGTGGGCTATACGGCCCGCCACCATACGTTCTTCGAGATGCTCGGGAATTTCTCCTTCGGCGATTATTTCAAGAAGGAGTCCATCTTCTGGGGCTGGGACTTCCTGACCCGGGTCATGGGACTCCCGAAGGACAAGCTCTGGATCACCATCTACCAGGAGGACGACGAGGCCTTCGAGATCTGGAACAAGCAGATGGGCGTTCCGGCGGAGCGGATCGTCCGGATGGGGATGGAAAGCAATTTCTGGATGATGGGCGAAACCGGGCCCTGCGGGCCCTGTTCCGAGATCCTCTACGACCAGGGACCCTCCGTCGGCTGCGGCCGTCCCGAGTGCAGCGTGGAATGCGACTGCGACCGCCATCTGGAGATCTGGAACCACGTCTTCACCCAGTTTGACCGTGACAAGGACGGCAACTACACCCCCCTGCCGAAACCGAACATCGACACCGGCATGGGCCTGGAGCGCCTCGCCGCGGTTGTCCAGGGACTGCAGAACAACTACGACACGGACCTCTTCCAGCCGATCATCCAGTTCGTGGCGAACCTCTGCGGCAGGCCCTACGGCAGCAATCCCGACAGCGACGTCTCCCTGCGGGTCATCGCCGACCACAGCCGGGCCGTGACCTTTCTCATCGGCGACGGATGCCTCCCCAGCAACGAAGGCCGGGGCTACGTCCTCCGGCGCATCCTCCGCCGGGCCGCCCGTCACGGCAAGCTCCTTGGGCTGGACAAGCCCTTCCTGAACGAGATCGTCCCGGTCATCGTGAACCTCATGAAGGATCCCTACGACGACCTGGTCACGAAAGAGTCCTATATCCGGAAAGTCATCATCAACGAGGAGCAGCGTTTCATCGACACCCTCGACTCGGGCCTGAAGATCCTGGGCGACGAGGTGACGGCCCTCAAAAAAACCGGCGGGACCGTCGTTCCAGGGGCCGTGGTCTTCAAGCTCTACGACACGTTCGGCTTCCCCGTGGACCTCACGGCGGACATCGTCCGCAAGGACGGCCTGACCCTGGACACGGAGGGCTTCGAGCAGGCCATGGAGGCCCAGCGGGAGAAGGCCCGGGAATCCTGGAAGGGCAGTGGCGAGCAGGCCGTGGCGGACGTCTACAAGCGCCTCGCCGTCGACGGGATCACGACGAACTTCATCGGCTGGGAGGCGGTCACCGAGGCCGACTCTTACGTGACGGCCATTCTGAAGAAGGACGACAGGGTCGATGTCCTGGAGGAGGGGGAAAACGGCGAGATCTTCGTGGCCCAGACTCCCTTCTACGGCGAGAAGGGCGGACAGATCGGAGACACGGGCGTCATTGAAGGCCCGGGCTTCCTCTTCGAGGTCTGGGACACCCAGACGCCCGTGGAGGACGTCCTCACTCACATCGGCAAGCTGAAGAAGGGCCGGATCCGGGTAGGCGACGAAGTCACGCTCAAGGTGGACCTGGAGACTAGGCGGGCCACGGAGGCCCACCACTCGGGGACTCACGTCCTGAACGCCGCCCTCCGGGCGGTCCTGGGCGACCACGTGAAGCAGTCGGGCTCGCTGGTGAATCCGGAGCGCCTCCGCTTCGACTTCACCCACTTCTCACGGATCGAAGAAGACGAGATGCAGCGAATCGAGACGATCGCCAACGACATCATCCGCGGCAATTATCCCGTCGTGACGGCGGTCCTCCCCAAGGAGGAGGCCATGAAGACGGGGGCCGCGGCAGTCTTCGACGAGAAGTACGGCGACCAGGTGCGGGTCGTTCAGATGGGCGGCAGGAGCGCCGAACTCTGCGGCGGCACCCATGTCCTCCGGACGGGCGACATCGGTCTCCTGAAGGTCGTCGGCGAGTCCTCCGTGGCTGCGGGCGTGCGGCGCATCGAGGCCATGGCGGGCCGGGAAGCGGTAAAATACGTCAAGGCCATCGAAGATGAACTCAAAAAGACGGCGGAACTCCTCAGGACCGGGCAGACCGAGGTGTCCGACCGGGTGGAGAAGCTCCTGAAGCACCAGCGCGACCTGGAAAAGGAGATCGAGGGCCTGAAGGGCAAGCTGGCGGCGAAGGACTCGGCGGACCTGATGGACCGGGCCCGGGAGATCAAGGGGGTCCGGGTCCTGGCGGCGCAGGTGGAGGCTCCGGATGTGAAGACCCTCCGCGATTTCGGGGACAAGGTCCGGGACAAGATGGGATCGGGGATCGTCCTCTTGGGCAGCCGCGTCGGGGACAAGGCGATGCTCCTATGCATGGTGACGAAGGACCTGGCCGGAAAGTACCACGCCGGAAACATCATCAAGGAACTGGCTCCCGTCGTGGGGGGCAGCGGCGGCGGGCGGCCCGACATGGCCCAGGCCGGCGGTCCGAAGCCGGAGAACATCGGGCAGGCTTTGGAAAAGATCGAAGAGTTGCTGTAA
- a CDS encoding SDR family oxidoreductase: protein MSLFSLNGKIALITGASRGIGEAVALCLAEHGAHCVLVSRKIDALRIVEDKIRAAGGKADSMACHMGDIRQIGAMMDGIREKYGCLHILVNNAATNPYFGEMTGVEESAWDKTHEINLKGPFFLIQKAVPLMVASGGGVIVNVSSVNGIRPAAFQGIYSITKAALISMTKAFAKELAAKNIRVNALLPGLTQTKFSSALIDNEEIYRMAVQQIPLGRAAQPSEMAGAVLYLVSDASSFTTGACIVCDGGYLA from the coding sequence ATGAGTTTGTTTTCACTGAACGGAAAGATTGCCTTAATCACCGGAGCAAGCCGGGGAATCGGGGAAGCCGTCGCCCTTTGCCTGGCGGAACACGGGGCTCATTGCGTCCTCGTGAGCAGAAAAATTGACGCCCTCAGGATCGTAGAAGATAAGATCAGGGCCGCCGGAGGCAAAGCGGATTCCATGGCCTGCCACATGGGTGACATCCGCCAGATCGGGGCGATGATGGATGGAATCCGGGAAAAGTACGGCTGCCTTCATATCCTGGTCAACAATGCCGCCACCAATCCCTACTTCGGGGAAATGACCGGCGTCGAGGAGTCGGCGTGGGACAAAACCCATGAGATCAATCTCAAAGGGCCTTTTTTCCTGATCCAGAAGGCGGTGCCGCTGATGGTTGCCTCCGGGGGAGGAGTCATCGTCAACGTCTCCTCCGTGAACGGCATCCGGCCGGCTGCGTTCCAGGGAATTTACTCCATTACAAAAGCGGCGCTGATCTCCATGACGAAAGCCTTCGCGAAAGAGCTGGCCGCGAAGAATATCCGCGTGAACGCACTGCTCCCCGGGCTGACGCAAACCAAATTTTCCAGTGCCCTCATCGACAACGAGGAAATCTACCGTATGGCGGTGCAGCAGATCCCCTTGGGCAGGGCCGCGCAGCCGAGTGAGATGGCCGGGGCGGTCCTTTATCTGGTTTCGGACGCCTCGTCCTTCACGACGGGGGCGTGTATCGTGTGCGATGGCGGGTATCTCGCCTGA